One Methanolobus sp. WCC4 DNA segment encodes these proteins:
- a CDS encoding ATPase domain-containing protein yields the protein MSGEKRIPTGIAGLDRVIEGGVRDNTTLLVVGSSGTGKSTFAMQYLNYGLEHGENGLYISMEEPPEQIMREAKMLGFNLDKYYNKELFFFHSKGKDFVKLVDEQLPALVEANKNYSVKTRVIIDPLTPLIWAIQDKQEQREIITKLFYTLKQLGPVLITTEEHAAPGETIGEDVLIPIYMSDGAVHLTYRPIGGAFNRALEIVKMRATRHGEEVYPYIFVRGVGVVVRTTPLVSAEDLRKYDDVFDKAIRTAADIGASERMLERLVYVKENWSYPFSPKETLQIFFESQGLNDAVTREELAKRREIEASSPETNLDIAEITGGTLQVEDEVVMPDFQDDAVVSDPEGEEGLIEIDSLSELEELVQ from the coding sequence ATGAGCGGCGAAAAAAGGATACCAACCGGCATTGCAGGTCTTGACAGGGTAATTGAAGGTGGTGTACGTGATAATACGACACTTCTTGTCGTAGGATCAAGTGGTACCGGTAAATCTACTTTTGCAATGCAATATCTTAATTATGGTCTTGAACACGGGGAGAATGGTCTGTACATTAGTATGGAAGAGCCTCCTGAACAGATCATGCGTGAAGCAAAGATGTTAGGATTCAATCTTGATAAATACTATAATAAAGAGTTATTCTTCTTTCACTCAAAGGGTAAGGATTTTGTAAAGCTCGTAGATGAGCAGTTGCCTGCACTTGTGGAAGCGAACAAGAACTATTCGGTGAAGACCCGTGTCATCATCGACCCGCTGACACCTCTGATATGGGCCATACAGGACAAACAGGAACAGCGTGAGATCATCACAAAGCTTTTCTATACATTGAAGCAGCTTGGGCCTGTTCTGATCACAACGGAAGAACATGCAGCTCCGGGTGAGACCATTGGTGAGGATGTACTCATCCCTATCTACATGTCAGATGGTGCGGTCCACCTGACATACAGGCCGATCGGAGGTGCGTTTAACAGGGCGCTTGAGATCGTTAAGATGCGTGCCACAAGACATGGTGAAGAGGTCTATCCTTACATATTCGTCCGTGGTGTGGGTGTTGTTGTTAGGACGACCCCGCTGGTATCTGCTGAGGATCTGCGCAAGTATGATGATGTGTTCGATAAGGCCATCAGGACCGCTGCAGATATCGGAGCCAGCGAGCGGATGCTGGAACGCCTTGTCTATGTCAAGGAGAACTGGTCCTATCCGTTCTCTCCAAAGGAAACCCTTCAGATATTCTTCGAATCCCAGGGTCTCAATGATGCTGTGACCAGAGAGGAGCTTGCGAAGAGAAGAGAGATCGAAGCTAGCTCTCCGGAGACCAATCTTGATATAGCTGAAATTACCGGTGGGACATTACAGGTAGAAGACGAAGTTGTCATGCCGGATTTCCAGGATGATGCGGTTGTTTCTGATCCGGAAGGCGAAGAAGGTCTTATTGAGATAGACAGCCTGAGCGAGCTGGAAGAACTGGTCCAATGA
- a CDS encoding histone deacetylase encodes MSSENSDKDPSSKPSSSDLMKKLNDAFSSYLDGDGSTAGPDSISEKESLLELVRSEIAEKQAHMEGNSDEDVVAEDPVTAIEGVIDPENDRPAISEIKDTEAIVDIETSEVLETPVVPDALSGVFDDVQYQSVDIEVTEDEGPTEDEDEGRYSEVISDILKKKPKTTSAPASVTKNEHLSDILSGTEDEPSVEEKVPDPDIKLKGTGNDFVPVEMPAKEDEGTPVMIKPEFRKTLLKDDSSRPVPSFVDNTPKDKPKVSVVKKSEPAEKVEKPDIRRPSSVPSSEPLPEPIQKKDVRSVQTSQEKAEEVVFDTPDIAFLYNKDHTSHDAASLSMNTHEKPERIIKAMWYLEKSKVFEDGTCTLLNDFEMADESDLLRVHDESYISFVRNYASSGGGFLGDSTYMTPTSYDIAKMAAGAAIKAGDLLVDKEYSHAFVLARPPGHHASSQKYGGFCLFNNAAVLARYLQKCRNVRKVLILDWDAHAGDGTMEIFYEDPTVMFLSTHRDPHGFYPRKGFSTQIGENAGKGYTLNVEMPEGSGNEEYMLAFDEAIIPMIRHFSPDFLIVSCGFDAYYKEKNIGLALDSEGYHQLTTKVRSVFDGPMVFLMEGGYHDSNGQLCHSVLNSLHGKPNPVSDRQEMSSYKVTQQKQIFEQTKKKVEESKKHSPVLSSQVSQ; translated from the coding sequence ATGTCATCGGAGAATAGCGACAAGGATCCCTCATCAAAACCCTCATCTTCTGATCTGATGAAAAAGCTGAATGATGCTTTTTCTTCTTATCTGGATGGAGATGGGTCAACTGCCGGGCCAGATAGCATATCTGAAAAAGAATCCCTCCTGGAGCTTGTACGTTCAGAGATAGCTGAAAAACAGGCTCATATGGAAGGGAATTCCGATGAGGATGTTGTCGCAGAGGATCCGGTCACTGCTATTGAAGGAGTTATTGATCCTGAAAATGATCGACCGGCCATTTCAGAGATAAAAGATACTGAAGCCATTGTAGATATTGAGACATCGGAGGTATTGGAAACACCTGTAGTTCCGGATGCTCTGTCAGGTGTCTTTGATGATGTTCAGTATCAATCTGTGGATATCGAAGTAACCGAAGATGAAGGTCCGACCGAAGATGAAGATGAAGGACGTTATTCCGAAGTCATATCCGATATTCTGAAAAAGAAACCTAAAACAACATCTGCTCCTGCTTCAGTTACTAAAAATGAGCATTTGTCTGATATTCTCTCCGGGACCGAGGACGAACCATCGGTTGAAGAAAAGGTTCCCGATCCTGATATCAAATTGAAAGGAACTGGAAATGACTTTGTGCCTGTTGAGATGCCAGCAAAAGAAGATGAAGGAACACCTGTCATGATCAAACCTGAGTTCAGGAAAACTCTTTTGAAGGACGACAGTTCGAGACCTGTTCCATCTTTCGTAGATAATACTCCAAAAGATAAGCCAAAAGTATCTGTTGTCAAAAAAAGTGAACCTGCTGAAAAGGTCGAAAAGCCAGATATCCGCCGGCCTTCTTCAGTTCCTTCTTCTGAACCATTACCTGAACCTATTCAAAAGAAAGATGTTCGATCTGTTCAAACTTCTCAGGAGAAGGCCGAAGAAGTCGTATTTGATACACCTGATATTGCTTTCCTTTACAACAAGGACCACACAAGCCATGATGCTGCTTCCCTTTCCATGAACACTCATGAGAAACCTGAACGTATTATCAAGGCCATGTGGTATCTGGAAAAGAGTAAGGTCTTTGAGGATGGTACATGCACGCTTCTCAATGACTTCGAGATGGCGGATGAATCCGATCTTTTGAGGGTGCATGATGAATCCTATATCTCTTTCGTTCGCAACTATGCGAGTTCAGGAGGGGGTTTCCTTGGTGACAGCACTTATATGACACCAACTTCCTATGATATTGCCAAGATGGCAGCGGGTGCAGCTATAAAGGCCGGCGATCTGCTGGTAGATAAGGAATATTCCCATGCATTCGTGCTGGCACGTCCGCCGGGGCACCATGCCAGTTCCCAGAAGTATGGAGGTTTCTGTCTTTTCAATAATGCAGCAGTTCTTGCAAGATACCTGCAAAAGTGCAGGAACGTCAGGAAAGTTTTGATACTTGACTGGGACGCCCATGCAGGCGATGGTACGATGGAGATCTTCTATGAGGACCCTACAGTTATGTTCCTGTCAACTCACCGTGATCCTCACGGGTTCTATCCACGTAAAGGCTTCAGTACACAGATCGGGGAGAATGCAGGTAAAGGGTACACTCTGAATGTCGAGATGCCTGAAGGTTCCGGCAATGAGGAATACATGCTGGCCTTTGATGAGGCCATCATACCCATGATACGTCATTTCTCACCTGATTTCCTGATAGTGAGCTGCGGTTTTGATGCATACTATAAAGAAAAGAACATCGGCCTGGCTCTTGATTCTGAAGGTTATCATCAGTTGACCACAAAGGTGCGCTCGGTATTCGATGGTCCGATGGTCTTCCTTATGGAAGGTGGTTATCACGATTCCAATGGCCAGTTGTGCCATAGTGTCCTTAATTCCCTTCACGGCAAACCAAATCCTGTAAGTGACCGTCAGGAGATGTCAAGTTATAAGGTGACCCAGCAAAAACAGATATTCGAGCAAACGAAGAAAAAAGTAGAGGAATCGAAAAAGCATAGTCCGGTACTTTCTTCACAGGTGTCCCAATGA
- a CDS encoding histone deacetylase, whose protein sequence is MINVGLTFNENHHLHDSKLNGFPCPENPSRLKGILDYLESSDLVDGERCCFYSSEPASLKDILRVHDVRYIDHLKACTKDSALSPGNDVYVCPSSLDVALQALGCVLNSGDLVARGKCTHSFALVRPPGHHAASEASSGFCLFNNSGILARYLQKTYGLERIAIFNIDAHASDGTYSVFEDDPDVLCISVHQDQSTLYPHKGFIRDIGVRPALGLCINMEMPPEASNPEYGIFYDEIVEKVLEKFNPQLVILECGFDAYHKEPLTRLNLTINGYYRIIFKLASKWNVVSLLEGGYHDDLGLLTSVVIRALLGMDNVKDDVDLIDLLASRHAGTRKDFDKNLSNLKMRLESYWGPWNHI, encoded by the coding sequence ATGATCAATGTTGGCCTTACGTTCAATGAGAATCACCATCTTCATGATTCAAAGCTGAATGGTTTTCCATGTCCTGAGAATCCATCAAGGTTGAAGGGTATTCTGGACTATCTTGAAAGCAGTGATCTGGTCGATGGTGAAAGGTGTTGTTTCTATAGTTCTGAACCTGCTTCGTTAAAGGATATACTGCGTGTTCATGATGTAAGATATATCGATCATCTGAAAGCATGCACAAAGGATAGTGCGCTAAGCCCGGGAAATGATGTATACGTTTGTCCTTCATCGCTGGATGTAGCTTTACAGGCATTGGGATGCGTTCTGAATTCCGGGGATCTGGTAGCCAGGGGGAAGTGCACTCATTCTTTTGCGCTGGTGCGTCCGCCTGGTCATCATGCGGCTTCTGAGGCTTCAAGTGGATTCTGTCTTTTCAATAATTCCGGTATACTTGCCAGATATCTCCAGAAGACATACGGGCTTGAGAGGATCGCAATATTCAATATCGATGCCCATGCATCAGATGGGACCTATTCGGTGTTCGAAGATGATCCCGATGTGCTTTGCATATCTGTTCATCAGGATCAGTCGACCCTGTATCCTCATAAGGGTTTCATCCGTGATATTGGAGTAAGGCCTGCACTTGGTCTTTGCATCAATATGGAAATGCCACCTGAAGCAAGCAATCCTGAATATGGGATATTCTATGATGAGATTGTGGAAAAGGTTCTGGAGAAGTTCAATCCTCAATTGGTCATACTTGAGTGTGGTTTTGATGCTTACCACAAGGAACCTTTGACCAGATTGAACCTGACAATTAATGGCTACTACAGAATAATATTTAAACTTGCAAGTAAATGGAACGTTGTATCGCTACTTGAAGGTGGCTATCATGATGACCTTGGTCTTCTGACATCCGTCGTCATTCGTGCATTGCTTGGAATGGATAACGTTAAGGATGATGTTGACCTGATCGATCTGCTTGCTTCAAGGCATGCAGGCACAAGGAAGGATTTCGACAAAAATCTCTCAAACCTGAAGATGAGGCTGGAGTCCTACTGGGGACCGTGGAACCATATTTAA
- a CDS encoding MinD/ParA family protein — MLLSFHSYKGGTGKTTFVGNLGVMLSQQGKKVCIIDTDVNGPGLHSLFDIRYDMTLIDFLQGLCSADEVVYRYEGSDVYIIPSKACEEDISALFTTPGEAKDKLLDLIKKTGERLDIDHFLFDCSPGINKSSLLTMNIADKATIVSTIDIQDIRGTYVLSNMATKLGTHASLLFNRIPLDKKDEINEVVLDFSDKLGTELLGLITYDESVARSWSRKIPMKDEPDCSYCTQLKAIAELLIG; from the coding sequence ATGCTTCTGAGTTTCCATTCATATAAAGGTGGTACTGGCAAGACGACATTTGTCGGTAACCTCGGTGTCATGCTTTCGCAACAGGGCAAGAAGGTATGTATAATAGATACTGATGTCAACGGTCCGGGTCTTCACTCACTGTTCGATATCAGGTACGATATGACACTCATAGACTTCCTTCAGGGCCTGTGCAGTGCCGATGAGGTTGTTTACAGGTATGAGGGCTCTGATGTCTACATAATTCCTTCAAAGGCATGTGAGGAGGACATATCCGCCCTGTTCACAACTCCCGGTGAGGCGAAGGATAAGCTTCTGGACCTTATTAAAAAGACAGGAGAAAGACTTGACATCGATCACTTCCTGTTCGATTGCAGTCCCGGTATCAATAAGTCAAGCCTTCTTACAATGAACATAGCTGACAAGGCAACCATAGTGTCGACCATCGATATTCAGGATATAAGGGGAACCTATGTCCTGTCGAACATGGCCACAAAACTTGGAACTCATGCATCCCTCCTTTTCAACAGGATACCTCTTGACAAGAAGGATGAGATCAATGAGGTAGTTCTTGATTTCAGTGACAAGCTCGGTACGGAGCTTCTTGGACTTATCACTTATGATGAATCAGTTGCAAGGTCCTGGTCAAGGAAGATCCCTATGAAGGATGAACCTGACTGCAGCTACTGTACTCAATTGAAAGCAATAGCAGAATTACTGATAGGATAA
- a CDS encoding transcriptional regulator protein, which translates to MKDFEVKILDDTDYKFIEALKSLGMSRNVATTLTYLSNVDEASSQEIEMSTGLRQPEVSVAMRHMRERSWIDIHNKKAVGKGRPTKIYKLSAPVEDIIKHYEQKIIEDTKTTMDAITKLKDITKKM; encoded by the coding sequence ATGAAAGACTTTGAAGTAAAAATACTAGACGATACAGACTATAAGTTCATTGAGGCACTTAAGAGCCTTGGAATGTCCAGGAACGTTGCAACCACACTTACCTACCTTTCAAATGTGGATGAAGCTTCTTCCCAGGAGATTGAGATGAGTACCGGTCTGAGACAGCCAGAGGTCAGCGTTGCCATGAGGCACATGCGTGAAAGAAGCTGGATCGATATCCACAACAAGAAGGCAGTAGGCAAAGGCAGACCTACAAAGATCTACAAGCTCTCAGCACCTGTTGAAGACATCATCAAACACTATGAACAGAAGATCATAGAAGACACCAAGACTACGATGGATGCCATCACCAAGCTTAAAGACATTACAAAAAAGATGTAA
- a CDS encoding GNAT family N-acetyltransferase: MSVEGLDVLHMAGAISYGVLETDSSVDDLSIDIGRSSNVGFNYFHNKFGMPYDFLLKSSISSGHHLFVAVNDTKLVGFARFEKISDATERTYRGKTNVVHHSVHLLRSIEVHPSHRHVGIGRLLFAIAVRHLKTNVITMPDNSGAARFFKEKLKFTGLNSGSSNLSSRYRGHLILPYPRARNMLKTMAGSYPRMVMPELIGRYESLKFKTNMGKSITEKDISEFQLLFDNSRELLDNKLIDEMDSFLKGFEYR, from the coding sequence ATGTCAGTTGAAGGTTTGGATGTATTACACATGGCCGGAGCGATCAGTTATGGCGTTCTGGAAACAGATTCATCGGTGGACGATCTTAGTATTGATATTGGACGATCCAGCAATGTAGGATTCAATTATTTCCATAACAAGTTCGGCATGCCTTATGATTTCCTGCTTAAGAGCAGTATAAGTTCGGGTCATCATCTTTTCGTTGCGGTGAACGATACAAAACTTGTTGGTTTTGCAAGGTTCGAGAAGATATCTGATGCCACCGAGAGGACCTACAGGGGAAAAACGAATGTGGTTCATCATTCGGTTCACCTGTTAAGGAGCATAGAGGTTCATCCTTCCCACAGGCATGTAGGTATAGGACGCCTGTTATTTGCTATAGCTGTAAGGCATCTGAAGACCAATGTGATAACTATGCCGGATAACTCCGGAGCTGCACGTTTCTTTAAGGAGAAACTGAAGTTCACAGGACTGAATTCCGGTAGTAGTAATCTTTCTTCCAGATACAGGGGCCATCTGATCCTGCCGTATCCGCGTGCAAGGAATATGTTAAAGACGATGGCTGGCAGTTACCCGCGTATGGTGATGCCTGAGCTGATAGGCAGATACGAATCACTGAAATTCAAGACCAATATGGGTAAGTCGATAACAGAGAAAGATATCAGTGAGTTCCAGCTGTTATTTGATAACTCAAGGGAGTTGCTGGATAACAAATTGATAGATGAGATGGATTCGTTCCTCAAAGGATTTGAGTACAGGTAA
- a CDS encoding ATPase domain-containing protein has protein sequence MRTPSYVAKFDHLLHGGFLKPSSVLIAGSCGAGKTNLCMQSLFNAAKNGERCAYISMLSESEDKMIRALSTFSFYNEEQVKENLDLYSISSDIVAKGDFAIFEYLNENILKKRYSRVVIDTMNILEDIESTFDERPFHRSELRSFVQNLLQEFDEKDILLMATCEIPASDIDSSLWPYMFDTVILLGTEEHDNTPYRYLEILKERGSDFTMGKHKFRITEDGIVL, from the coding sequence ATGAGAACACCATCATATGTTGCAAAGTTTGACCATCTTCTCCACGGAGGTTTTTTAAAACCATCTTCTGTCCTGATAGCTGGCTCATGCGGAGCAGGCAAAACCAATCTTTGCATGCAATCATTGTTCAATGCTGCTAAAAACGGAGAGAGATGTGCTTACATTTCAATGCTCTCTGAATCAGAGGATAAGATGATCAGGGCTTTGTCAACCTTCTCATTCTACAATGAAGAACAGGTAAAGGAGAATCTGGACCTCTATTCCATCAGTTCTGACATAGTTGCAAAAGGAGATTTTGCCATATTTGAATACCTGAACGAGAATATCCTGAAAAAGAGATACTCGAGGGTTGTTATAGATACGATGAACATATTGGAAGACATCGAAAGTACCTTTGATGAGCGACCTTTCCACAGATCCGAGCTAAGATCCTTTGTCCAGAACCTGCTTCAGGAATTCGATGAAAAGGACATACTCCTGATGGCTACCTGTGAGATACCTGCTTCTGACATAGACTCCAGCCTCTGGCCCTATATGTTCGACACTGTTATCCTGCTGGGCACAGAAGAACATGACAACACACCTTACAGATATCTTGAGATCTTGAAAGAGAGAGGAAGCGATTTTACTATGGGTAAGCACAAGTTCAGGATAACTGAGGATGGCATTGTCCTGTGA
- a CDS encoding HAMP domain-containing sensor histidine kinase gives MEHRSYDIFNVNELHEILDRFDGGFDLPFSFVDPNGDVFTSSGWSDMVSIFHCIERMRKDTSLNVHARSAHFPEYGNECSAFEFKNGLVAADLFLPVEGSYLTARFVFFSFENSEEWSSFTPDEMIPVTPDVFNYSSERIPCFSKDDASKKIGLFRCLAELLIHMGSQDRKLNEQEARMILYEKELASNKEEMMSLEKMKADILSRFSHELKTPLSIIKGYNELLYDGCLGQTTESQKNALDTSIFNINKLERIIDSLVYVGMEHSDGHFYEYNPLNILDVIEAASVNMERSLAIMDQILEIDVPEIVPFIHGDSKKLLQALVHLLDNAIKFSPAGSTITISVAESDDRLLLSVQDRGIGIFEDKICHIFDDFYQGDGTLTRKYPGVGLGLNICQRIIQRHDGNIRVESKVDEGSTFHIDLPIKERLTDSMYS, from the coding sequence ATGGAACACAGATCTTATGATATATTCAACGTCAATGAACTTCATGAGATACTGGACCGTTTCGATGGCGGTTTTGATCTGCCTTTCTCTTTTGTGGATCCGAATGGTGATGTATTCACATCGTCCGGATGGAGTGATATGGTCTCTATATTCCATTGTATTGAACGGATGAGAAAGGATACCAGTCTTAATGTCCATGCACGAAGCGCTCATTTCCCCGAGTATGGAAATGAATGCTCTGCATTCGAATTTAAAAATGGGCTTGTTGCTGCTGACCTTTTTCTTCCTGTTGAAGGCTCATATTTAACTGCAAGATTTGTATTCTTCTCTTTTGAGAATTCTGAGGAATGGTCATCGTTCACTCCGGATGAAATGATCCCTGTCACCCCTGATGTCTTTAATTATTCTTCTGAAAGGATACCCTGTTTCAGTAAAGATGATGCCAGTAAGAAGATAGGTCTTTTCAGGTGTCTTGCTGAACTCCTGATACATATGGGTTCACAGGATAGGAAACTGAATGAACAGGAGGCTCGCATGATCCTCTATGAAAAAGAGCTTGCTTCAAATAAGGAAGAAATGATGTCCCTTGAGAAGATGAAGGCCGATATTCTGTCAAGGTTCAGTCATGAGCTTAAAACCCCTCTGTCTATAATTAAAGGCTACAATGAACTTCTTTATGATGGATGTCTGGGTCAGACAACGGAGTCTCAGAAAAATGCCCTTGATACTTCGATCTTCAATATCAACAAGCTTGAAAGGATAATTGATTCACTTGTGTATGTCGGAATGGAACATTCCGATGGGCATTTCTATGAATACAATCCACTTAATATACTGGATGTTATTGAGGCAGCCAGTGTGAATATGGAAAGGTCGCTTGCGATAATGGATCAGATCCTTGAGATCGATGTCCCGGAGATCGTTCCTTTCATACACGGAGATAGTAAGAAATTATTACAGGCGCTGGTCCATTTGCTTGATAACGCTATCAAATTCTCTCCTGCGGGAAGTACTATCACGATCTCTGTGGCCGAATCAGATGACCGTTTATTGTTGAGTGTTCAGGACAGGGGTATAGGAATATTCGAGGACAAGATATGCCACATATTCGATGATTTCTATCAGGGAGATGGTACCCTTACAAGGAAATATCCCGGTGTTGGTCTCGGACTAAATATCTGCCAGCGTATCATCCAGCGTCATGATGGTAATATCCGTGTTGAGAGCAAGGTGGACGAAGGCTCGACGTTCCACATCGACCTGCCGATAAAAGAGCGTCTAACTGATAGTATGTACTCCTGA
- a CDS encoding helix-turn-helix domain-containing protein, translating to MSDLHNNSNNEILEYLRDMNDRLRSLELRVIELESRNSPDVNDKMAAFLTVPDSIRKSLFAVSKLTSCTADEVSEITGRHRSIENKYLNELYRAGWLERERRGKKIYYSLSKKADNKNNEYWSAVEEVENKLDQLLG from the coding sequence ATGTCTGACCTGCATAATAATAGTAACAATGAGATATTGGAGTATCTGCGTGATATGAACGACCGGTTGAGATCACTGGAGTTACGCGTTATCGAACTTGAATCCCGTAATTCTCCCGATGTCAACGATAAGATGGCTGCTTTTCTGACAGTCCCTGATTCTATCCGCAAGTCCCTGTTCGCTGTATCCAAACTTACATCATGTACAGCGGACGAGGTGAGTGAGATAACAGGAAGGCATCGCTCTATCGAGAACAAGTACCTTAATGAACTTTACAGGGCCGGATGGCTTGAGAGGGAAAGGAGAGGTAAGAAGATCTATTACTCTCTGAGCAAAAAAGCGGATAATAAGAACAATGAGTATTGGTCCGCAGTTGAAGAGGTCGAGAACAAACTTGACCAGCTACTTGGGTGA
- a CDS encoding DUF2117 domain-containing protein — protein MEIGVVVHGPEIVDSGMAKKVIGILEESGNVDSVMAGTIGKTAVLDAHLEDVIDIRKNLKPSICIEEFFRTKDAVILLNHGKTTENGVLFANIVISRIHSRTVKPLIHIERPGMPDGRIIPWNTDSLEFAKTLADKLELEITDIPELVTPISVEDHGHRVIRQVYGVHQGEKIMINGIIVGFARSEDIRIISKDGFITDIEGARVKEHGLEKLHGYERRVPVDLRTCWVKSGPLRGNQFSVRNKDTAFKHTSDEDDHHPDADGRIKVVIIDHEAERSFELVEGAQAAVTIGDDTTEIAGDILYRLSIPIIGITDGDIDGFSHMKHIYPGSTVIRLRPETDDVIGKEIREQLFDGKSSVYLDSFDILRNKIFTIAKKYTLFRTDY, from the coding sequence ATGGAAATAGGTGTGGTCGTCCATGGCCCTGAGATCGTGGACTCAGGCATGGCAAAAAAGGTCATTGGAATACTTGAAGAATCCGGAAATGTCGATTCTGTAATGGCAGGCACCATTGGTAAGACAGCTGTTCTTGATGCCCACCTCGAGGATGTCATAGACATAAGAAAAAACCTGAAACCAAGTATTTGCATAGAGGAGTTCTTCAGGACAAAGGATGCTGTAATACTACTGAACCATGGAAAGACCACAGAGAACGGAGTCCTTTTTGCCAATATAGTGATCTCAAGGATCCATAGCCGCACTGTGAAACCACTTATACATATAGAAAGACCCGGGATGCCTGATGGCAGGATAATCCCATGGAACACCGATTCCCTTGAATTTGCAAAGACCCTTGCCGACAAACTTGAACTTGAGATAACGGACATACCTGAACTTGTGACACCAATAAGCGTTGAGGACCATGGACACCGGGTCATACGACAGGTCTATGGAGTGCACCAGGGAGAGAAGATAATGATCAACGGCATCATTGTCGGATTCGCAAGGTCGGAGGATATCCGTATAATAAGTAAGGACGGCTTCATCACGGATATAGAAGGTGCAAGGGTCAAGGAACATGGTCTTGAGAAACTGCATGGTTATGAAAGGCGGGTACCTGTCGACCTGCGTACCTGCTGGGTGAAGAGCGGACCATTAAGAGGGAATCAGTTCTCTGTTCGCAATAAGGATACTGCTTTTAAGCATACATCAGATGAAGATGACCATCATCCTGATGCTGATGGCAGGATAAAGGTTGTAATTATCGACCATGAGGCCGAGAGATCTTTCGAACTTGTGGAAGGTGCACAGGCTGCAGTGACGATCGGTGATGATACTACTGAGATTGCAGGCGATATACTTTATCGGCTGAGCATACCCATCATTGGCATAACAGATGGGGATATCGACGGGTTCTCACATATGAAGCACATATACCCCGGCTCAACTGTGATAAGATTGAGACCTGAAACCGATGATGTTATTGGAAAAGAGATACGAGAGCAACTATTTGATGGGAAGTCTTCTGTTTATCTAGATTCGTTCGACATTCTCAGGAACAAAATTTTCACTATAGCGAAAAAATACACATTATTTAGAACAGATTATTAA
- a CDS encoding metal-dependent hydrolase, which yields MEKVELTWLGHSCFQIEFSGITVLIDPFITDNPKAEVKADELEPDIIAVTHGHSDHFGDTVSIAQRTGCTVVCIHEISQYLRQKGIVTSGMNIGGNIEVDGIRFIMTDARHSSSIDESGWSFDGGRAAGFIVKAGDISIYHAGDTGLFGDMELISRLYSPDVAILPIGGRYTMDAKDAALAVQMLRPKIAIPMHYNTFDVIAQDPHIFAECTKSVPDTNVMIPEIGDSIIL from the coding sequence ATGGAAAAGGTCGAACTGACATGGCTGGGTCATTCCTGTTTTCAGATAGAGTTCTCTGGGATAACGGTCCTTATTGATCCGTTCATCACGGATAACCCGAAAGCAGAGGTCAAAGCCGATGAACTGGAACCGGATATTATCGCAGTCACACATGGGCACAGTGACCACTTCGGTGATACTGTAAGCATAGCGCAGAGGACGGGTTGTACTGTGGTCTGCATCCATGAGATCTCACAGTATCTCAGGCAGAAGGGAATAGTCACTTCCGGTATGAATATCGGAGGGAATATAGAGGTTGACGGTATCCGTTTCATCATGACCGATGCCAGACATTCGTCTTCTATCGATGAATCAGGCTGGAGTTTTGATGGTGGCAGAGCAGCAGGGTTCATTGTGAAGGCAGGGGACATTTCCATCTATCATGCAGGAGATACCGGTCTTTTTGGTGATATGGAACTCATCTCCCGTCTTTATAGTCCTGATGTTGCCATACTTCCGATCGGTGGAAGATATACCATGGATGCAAAGGATGCCGCACTTGCGGTTCAGATGTTGCGCCCTAAGATCGCAATACCCATGCATTACAATACATTTGATGTGATAGCCCAGGACCCACATATTTTTGCAGAGTGTACAAAATCAGTGCCTGACACTAATGTAATGATTCCGGAAATCGGGGACTCAATTATTTTATAA